From Pseudomonas sp. FP2335, the proteins below share one genomic window:
- a CDS encoding prepilin-type N-terminal cleavage/methylation domain-containing protein yields the protein MKRQAGFTLLEMLAALMLMAICSTVLLVAFGQSARSLLQVQHSDRLTHAALSVFDQEAAGPLTSGIRQGNLAGIAWHLHIAQQPTRLGQPRLFRLDLTVREGPRQAQFSTLKLRAASDKAPL from the coding sequence ATGAAGCGCCAGGCGGGGTTCACCCTGCTGGAGATGCTCGCCGCCCTGATGCTCATGGCGATCTGCAGCACGGTGCTGCTGGTCGCGTTTGGCCAGAGCGCGCGGTCGTTGTTGCAGGTCCAGCACAGTGATCGCCTGACCCACGCGGCACTCAGCGTGTTCGATCAGGAAGCGGCGGGGCCGCTGACCAGTGGCATCCGCCAGGGCAACCTGGCGGGCATCGCCTGGCACTTGCACATCGCCCAGCAACCCACGCGTCTGGGCCAGCCGCGTTTGTTTCGCCTCGATCTGACGGTGCGCGAAGGGCCGCGCCAGGCGCAGTTCAGCACGCTGAAATTGCGCGCTGCCAGCGACAAGGCGCCGTTATGA
- a CDS encoding type II secretion system protein has translation MPNPQRGFTLLEMLVVIVLISIAAGLLGFGLQQGLKTARERQAVGQIVDALRSTRARAIVSGQTATTVFDLRGLSVQAPDRPPRHWPADLQVTLHTAEQVGAAVAFYPDGSSTGGNLLLASGSRRWRIDIGWLTGSVQSKALP, from the coding sequence ATGCCCAACCCTCAACGCGGCTTTACCTTGCTGGAGATGCTGGTGGTGATCGTGTTGATCAGCATCGCCGCCGGGTTGCTCGGGTTTGGCCTGCAACAAGGGCTCAAGACCGCCCGCGAGCGCCAGGCGGTCGGGCAGATTGTCGATGCCCTGCGCAGCACGCGGGCGCGGGCGATTGTCAGCGGGCAAACCGCCACGACTGTGTTTGATCTGCGAGGGTTGAGCGTGCAGGCCCCCGATCGGCCACCCAGGCACTGGCCGGCCGACCTGCAAGTGACCCTGCACACCGCCGAACAAGTGGGCGCTGCGGTGGCGTTCTATCCGGATGGCAGCTCCACCGGCGGCAACCTGTTGCTGGCCAGTGGCAGTCGGCGTTGGCGCATCGACATCGGCTGGCTGACCGGCAGCGTGCAATCCAAGGCGTTGCCATGA
- a CDS encoding PilN domain-containing protein, with protein sequence MNRSLSKPLAQLEQWAQPIAQRWRGSLLQQGWRLWLKELRGCLPAWLLAHEPPERSYPWPLTAPVGPVPEHVRQVLLLAPSMVLVQSLQLPLAAARNLTAVVGYELDRFTPFDAEQLYFVARQERRTSMHLKVTLVAIQRTRLDQILLDCAALGLHPHQVDVPGLGIDLLPAPLRPRQRARGKGLQRSLPWLCAALVIAAMLLWLNDRQRVLDVMHASVQQQKHQVAQVQQLRQQLLNTRGAANYLTRRKAAQPPLAALLNELTTCLPADTWIEQLEITDGAEVSLSGQSAKASALITRIKACRSLENARFEGVIQPDAQTGKDQFALRAHLHQEANDAPTPDTP encoded by the coding sequence ATGAATCGATCGTTATCCAAACCCCTGGCGCAGCTTGAGCAGTGGGCTCAACCCATTGCCCAGCGCTGGCGCGGCAGCCTGTTGCAGCAGGGCTGGCGCCTGTGGCTCAAGGAGCTGCGCGGCTGCCTGCCGGCGTGGTTGCTGGCGCACGAGCCACCTGAGCGCAGCTACCCCTGGCCTTTGACGGCGCCGGTAGGGCCGGTGCCCGAGCATGTGCGCCAGGTGTTGCTGCTTGCGCCGTCGATGGTGCTGGTACAGAGCCTGCAACTGCCGCTGGCGGCGGCCCGCAACCTGACGGCGGTGGTCGGTTATGAACTTGACCGTTTCACCCCGTTCGACGCCGAACAACTGTACTTCGTCGCACGCCAGGAGCGGCGCACTAGCATGCACCTCAAAGTGACGCTGGTGGCGATCCAGCGCACACGCCTCGACCAGATCCTGCTCGACTGCGCAGCCCTGGGTTTGCATCCCCATCAGGTCGATGTGCCGGGCCTGGGCATCGACCTGCTGCCCGCGCCGTTGCGGCCACGCCAGCGCGCCCGCGGCAAAGGCCTGCAACGCAGCCTGCCGTGGCTGTGCGCGGCGTTGGTGATTGCGGCGATGCTGTTGTGGCTCAACGACCGCCAGCGCGTGCTGGATGTGATGCACGCCAGCGTCCAGCAGCAAAAACACCAGGTGGCCCAGGTCCAGCAGCTGCGCCAGCAACTGCTCAATACCCGCGGTGCAGCGAACTACCTGACCCGCCGCAAAGCGGCCCAGCCACCCTTGGCGGCACTGCTTAACGAGTTGACCACCTGCCTGCCCGCCGACACCTGGATCGAGCAATTGGAAATCACCGATGGCGCCGAGGTGTCGCTCTCTGGGCAAAGCGCCAAGGCCAGCGCCTTGATCACCCGGATCAAGGCGTGCCGCAGCCTGGAAAACGCCAGGTTCGAAGGGGTGATCCAGCCCGATGCGCAAACCGGCAAGGATCAGTTTGCCCTGCGCGCCCACTTGCACCAGGAGGCCAACGATGCGCCGACCCCTGACACCCCGTG
- the gspG gene encoding type II secretion system major pseudopilin GspG: protein MRLKPARRQSGFTLLEMLAVIVLLGIVATIVVRQVGGNVDKGKYGAGKAQLASLGMKIESYGLDVGSPPKTLQQLVDKPANAAGWAGPYAKPSDLKDPFGHAFGYRFPGEHGAFDLIFFGQDGQPGGEGYSADLGNWE from the coding sequence ATGCGCTTGAAACCTGCACGCCGCCAAAGCGGCTTCACCCTGTTGGAAATGCTCGCCGTAATCGTGCTGCTGGGCATCGTCGCGACCATTGTGGTCCGCCAGGTTGGCGGCAATGTCGACAAGGGCAAATACGGCGCGGGCAAGGCGCAATTGGCGAGCCTGGGCATGAAGATCGAAAGCTATGGGCTGGACGTCGGCTCACCGCCCAAGACCCTGCAACAGCTGGTCGACAAGCCCGCCAACGCCGCAGGCTGGGCCGGCCCGTACGCCAAGCCGTCGGACCTCAAGGACCCGTTCGGGCATGCCTTCGGCTATCGCTTTCCCGGTGAGCACGGTGCGTTCGACCTGATCTTCTTCGGCCAGGACGGCCAGCCCGGCGGCGAAGGCTACAGCGCCGACCTGGGCAACTGGGAATAA
- a CDS encoding type II secretion system minor pseudopilin GspK — protein sequence MKQQRGVALLLVLWVLALLSLLLGGLAGWVQLQTRQATWHRQHTQAVLAAEAGVALVMQALADPLQSKQWVADGRQMPLVFDDAQLRVSLRSERGKLYLNSAEPADFARVALACGASAAQAARLAKDLETRRNQGVAPFRVVEELRQLPGMTQALYSRLVPQITLWSGLDRPDPAFASTLLRKALNLPQQSAVGADPGEVLVISSRAERPGGYHARLQVTVLLSPSEGSAQPYRVLRWQE from the coding sequence ATGAAGCAGCAACGCGGCGTGGCCTTGTTGCTGGTGCTGTGGGTGCTGGCGTTGCTCAGCCTGTTGCTCGGTGGCCTGGCCGGGTGGGTGCAACTGCAGACGCGCCAGGCGACGTGGCATCGCCAGCACACCCAGGCCGTGCTGGCGGCGGAGGCGGGCGTCGCGCTGGTGATGCAAGCGCTGGCTGATCCGCTGCAGAGCAAACAGTGGGTCGCCGATGGGCGGCAAATGCCGTTGGTATTTGATGACGCGCAGTTGCGCGTAAGCCTGCGCAGCGAGCGCGGCAAGTTGTATCTGAACAGTGCCGAGCCGGCTGATTTCGCCCGCGTGGCCTTGGCCTGCGGCGCTTCCGCGGCCCAGGCTGCGCGCCTGGCCAAGGACCTGGAAACCCGCCGCAATCAAGGTGTGGCGCCGTTCCGGGTGGTTGAAGAGTTGCGTCAGTTGCCGGGCATGACCCAGGCGCTGTACAGCCGGTTGGTGCCGCAGATCACTTTATGGAGCGGCCTGGACCGGCCCGATCCCGCCTTCGCCAGCACACTGCTGCGCAAGGCCCTGAACCTGCCGCAACAAAGCGCGGTGGGGGCTGATCCCGGCGAAGTGCTGGTGATCAGCAGCCGGGCAGAACGCCCTGGCGGTTACCACGCGCGGTTGCAAGTCACCGTTTTATTGAGCCCATCGGAGGGAAGCGCACAACCGTATCGGGTGTTGCGTTGGCAAGAATGA
- a CDS encoding prepilin-type N-terminal cleavage/methylation domain-containing protein gives MNRRQQGFTLLEIMIVLSLLGVLLTLVGGALLGANRAVLKAQRYAVSLDEMRAAQQFLRTAISEALPLDVTEDDSQTPGFFVGAAQRLQFVATLPGVLGGGIQRFTLQLHGDDLQVAFARFESTAQVSVPAARSEPQVLLRDVEALQFSYRGVSPKGQATGWISAWPWTKRLPYAVRIDATVGGPVPWVSQVVALRLNLSGGASDQ, from the coding sequence ATGAACCGGCGCCAGCAGGGGTTTACCTTGCTCGAAATCATGATCGTGCTCAGCTTGCTCGGCGTGCTGCTGACCCTGGTCGGCGGCGCGTTGCTGGGGGCCAACCGTGCGGTGCTCAAGGCCCAGCGCTACGCGGTGAGCCTGGATGAAATGCGCGCCGCGCAGCAGTTTTTGCGCACGGCGATCAGCGAAGCGCTGCCGCTGGACGTGACCGAAGACGACAGCCAGACCCCCGGGTTTTTTGTCGGTGCGGCGCAGCGCCTGCAGTTTGTCGCGACCTTGCCTGGGGTGCTTGGCGGTGGAATTCAGCGCTTCACCCTGCAACTGCACGGCGATGACTTGCAGGTGGCGTTCGCGCGCTTCGAATCCACCGCCCAGGTCAGCGTGCCGGCCGCGCGCAGTGAGCCGCAGGTGCTGTTGCGCGATGTCGAGGCCTTGCAATTCAGTTATCGCGGCGTGTCCCCCAAAGGCCAAGCCACTGGTTGGATCAGCGCATGGCCGTGGACCAAGCGCCTGCCTTACGCGGTGCGTATCGACGCCACGGTCGGCGGGCCGGTGCCGTGGGTCAGCCAGGTGGTGGCGTTGCGTCTGAACCTGTCCGGCGGAGCGTCGGATCAATGA